In one window of Pseudodesulfovibrio sediminis DNA:
- a CDS encoding NAD-glutamate dehydrogenase domain-containing protein, with product MMNDEVMVNPVDIQEKVVARLQLSAKELIPWFYSDMPEYYFRTHGEEEQIKHVMALLSGLVREEKQTMALHSPCGTQVTHITPGGDMNTLAWVLKEYKDKDIQIARIYSSRDDTLRLDTFVFGPQPLCSVKDRSITDVLDMVRSGKMDVDTGEMGEFEQFLGSVSEDYMEKFEPGRVVRHFKTCGCVENQERVQVLLEKDVHDGFDRVSIAMVNPSRKGLLLRVVNVFARENIPVDRAYSDEFERGEKKSIGVMSFYLDTKRINLEETGEQWLRIKRQLEMTKWFAPHGLEALAYEDGWELEQVMLMQAAGEFAHQFLIKKDLHAYTSSRIVYAILKHRDVTHLLFDYFDVRFNPYFEGDREAVMSERRRLVRNAIRNVSNGIHRDIMTYIYKFFRYTLRTNYYLEHKLGLSFRLDPIILAPMPRAERPFGIYCFHGPYCFAFQVRYRDTARGGVRVVRTWSQEGFEMESNRLFDEVTKLASAQQFKNKDIPEGGSKAVILLGPDGDIDLAVKSMVDSFLDLLVVPKGTDGFVQPGIVDYLDREEIIFLGPDENITPDHIQWIADRAEKRGYKWPSAFMSSKPGAGIAHKKYGVTSEGVIVFAEELLRTLGINPHDQSFTVKITGGPAGDVASNVMRILIREYGDNARIVAMTDGHGAVFDPDGMDHQELVRLMDGNFKTAHFDKSKLKGEGALVVSTDDPDGTHIRNTLHNTAVADLFIPSGGRPDTINMSNWKEYLQKDGTPSSRGLVEGANIFISKEARAELEKAGVLVVPGPSANKTGVICSSYEILAGLILNEEEFLAIKDEYVVQLLDILRSRARSEARVLMREYKLAGGTKTITELSYALSASINSLADLVVSVLDSSVETVASDPELSEVLLAYCPAVFAEKYRDRIISDIPRGHQLALLAAFVSAKMLYQEGMGWADKLVALRTVREVVFSYLEQEKKIAGLVAEVRSAGLEHAEIIAGILDYSGRKQLTLEQLGLG from the coding sequence ATGATGAACGATGAAGTCATGGTCAATCCTGTTGATATTCAAGAAAAAGTTGTTGCCAGATTGCAACTCTCCGCAAAGGAGCTGATCCCCTGGTTTTACAGCGATATGCCTGAGTACTACTTCCGCACGCACGGTGAGGAAGAACAGATCAAACACGTCATGGCCCTGCTTTCGGGGCTGGTTCGTGAGGAAAAGCAGACCATGGCCCTGCATAGTCCCTGTGGAACGCAGGTGACCCATATCACTCCCGGTGGTGACATGAACACCCTTGCTTGGGTGCTCAAGGAGTACAAAGACAAGGATATCCAGATAGCACGTATCTATTCCAGCCGCGACGACACCTTGCGGCTTGATACTTTTGTCTTTGGCCCGCAGCCGCTCTGCTCGGTCAAAGATCGGTCCATTACCGATGTATTGGATATGGTTCGCTCGGGAAAGATGGATGTGGACACCGGCGAGATGGGAGAGTTCGAGCAGTTCCTTGGCAGTGTCAGTGAAGATTATATGGAGAAGTTCGAGCCGGGACGTGTCGTGCGTCACTTCAAGACCTGCGGCTGTGTTGAAAATCAGGAACGAGTGCAGGTCCTGCTTGAAAAGGATGTCCACGACGGGTTTGACCGGGTCAGCATCGCCATGGTCAATCCTTCGCGAAAGGGTCTCCTCTTGCGCGTGGTCAATGTCTTTGCCAGAGAGAACATCCCTGTTGATCGAGCATATTCCGACGAATTTGAGCGTGGAGAAAAGAAGTCCATCGGGGTCATGAGTTTTTACCTTGATACCAAACGTATCAATCTGGAAGAAACGGGCGAACAATGGCTGCGTATAAAGCGGCAGTTGGAAATGACCAAGTGGTTTGCGCCTCACGGGCTGGAAGCCCTGGCATATGAAGATGGCTGGGAACTTGAGCAGGTCATGCTCATGCAGGCGGCAGGGGAGTTTGCTCACCAGTTCCTTATTAAAAAGGATTTGCATGCCTATACTTCCAGCAGGATCGTGTACGCCATTCTCAAGCATAGAGATGTCACCCATCTGCTTTTCGACTATTTTGATGTCCGCTTCAATCCGTACTTCGAAGGGGACCGCGAGGCGGTCATGAGTGAGCGGCGCAGGTTGGTTCGCAATGCCATTCGTAATGTCAGTAATGGTATTCATCGCGACATCATGACGTATATCTACAAGTTTTTTCGCTACACGTTGCGGACGAATTATTATTTGGAGCATAAACTGGGGCTCAGCTTCCGGCTGGATCCGATCATCCTGGCGCCCATGCCCCGGGCAGAGCGCCCCTTCGGCATTTATTGCTTTCATGGTCCCTATTGTTTCGCCTTCCAGGTTCGGTACAGGGATACGGCGCGCGGCGGCGTCCGGGTCGTGCGTACCTGGAGCCAGGAGGGATTCGAGATGGAGTCCAATCGGCTGTTCGATGAAGTGACCAAGCTGGCCAGCGCACAGCAGTTCAAGAACAAGGATATCCCGGAGGGCGGCTCCAAAGCCGTTATCCTGCTCGGCCCGGATGGCGATATTGATCTGGCCGTCAAATCCATGGTCGACTCCTTCCTTGATCTGCTGGTTGTCCCAAAGGGGACAGATGGTTTTGTCCAACCCGGTATTGTCGACTATCTTGATCGTGAAGAAATCATCTTCCTTGGCCCGGATGAGAACATTACACCTGATCATATCCAATGGATTGCGGATCGGGCTGAGAAGCGTGGATACAAGTGGCCCAGTGCGTTCATGAGTTCCAAGCCCGGAGCCGGTATCGCGCACAAGAAGTACGGCGTGACCAGCGAGGGCGTCATTGTCTTTGCCGAGGAGTTGCTCCGTACGCTTGGGATCAATCCGCATGACCAATCCTTTACCGTCAAGATAACGGGAGGACCGGCGGGTGATGTCGCCTCCAATGTCATGCGCATTCTCATTCGCGAGTACGGAGACAATGCCAGGATCGTGGCCATGACAGATGGTCATGGCGCTGTCTTCGACCCTGATGGCATGGACCATCAGGAGCTTGTCCGGCTCATGGATGGCAATTTCAAAACAGCCCACTTTGATAAGTCCAAACTGAAAGGCGAGGGGGCGCTGGTTGTTTCGACAGACGACCCGGATGGAACCCATATCCGCAATACGCTCCACAACACAGCCGTAGCCGACCTGTTTATTCCATCGGGTGGCAGGCCGGACACCATCAACATGTCCAATTGGAAAGAGTACCTGCAAAAAGATGGAACGCCTTCCTCAAGAGGGCTCGTGGAAGGCGCGAATATATTCATCTCAAAAGAAGCCAGGGCAGAGCTTGAGAAGGCGGGCGTTCTGGTCGTTCCCGGTCCATCGGCCAATAAAACCGGTGTCATCTGTTCTTCATATGAAATTCTGGCCGGTCTCATCCTGAATGAGGAGGAGTTTCTCGCCATCAAGGATGAATATGTCGTGCAGCTTCTGGATATCCTCCGGAGCAGGGCGCGATCCGAAGCCCGGGTGCTCATGCGAGAGTATAAGCTGGCGGGAGGGACTAAGACCATCACCGAACTCTCATATGCACTTTCGGCATCCATCAACAGTCTGGCCGACCTGGTTGTCAGCGTCCTGGATTCCTCGGTCGAGACCGTTGCGTCGGACCCGGAGCTGTCGGAGGTGCTGTTGGCATACTGCCCGGCGGTTTTTGCGGAGAAATACCGGGATCGCATCATCAGCGATATCCCGAGGGGACACCAGCTGGCTTTGCTGGCGGCATTTGTCTCTGCCAAGATGCTCTATCAGGAGGGCATGGGGTGGGCAGACAAGCTCGTGGCATTGCGCACCGTGCGCGAGGTTGTTTTCAGCTATCTGGAACAGGAAAAGAAAATTGCCGGACTGGTGGCCGAGGTTCGCTCAGCCGGATTGGAACATGCTGAGATTATAGCTGGAATACTTGACTATTCCGGTCGGAAACAGTTGACTTTGGAGCAACTCGGTCTGGGTTGA
- a CDS encoding chemotaxis protein has protein sequence MSKSAIDTGILLETGTNELEILEFYINEIRKEGEEPVPNLFGINVAKVMQVIETPNLEPPESAPHPSFMGTIPLRDLILPVLDLSVWLDLDMPKTERDIVIVTEFSKSVTGFLVSGVTEIHRVGWGEVIPPSNIISSNTDAIVGLIDKGDYFVQLLDLETILTQFEPDDDREVTRSDKRYNVLVADDSATIRAMVKENLIESNFNPIITNNGDEAMRTIFGLKEKAEEEGKDITEYVNIVISDIEMPLMDGFSLTKHIKDDPVLQKLPVILYSSIITKELKHKGDSVGANIQISKPDLHTIPQIAIDLIEGGAG, from the coding sequence ATGAGCAAAAGTGCAATCGATACTGGCATCCTGCTGGAAACAGGTACCAATGAACTTGAGATCCTCGAGTTCTATATCAATGAGATCCGCAAAGAAGGCGAAGAGCCCGTACCAAATCTGTTTGGTATCAACGTCGCCAAAGTCATGCAGGTCATAGAAACCCCGAATCTTGAGCCGCCGGAATCCGCTCCACATCCTTCCTTCATGGGAACCATTCCTTTACGCGATCTAATCCTGCCGGTCCTGGATCTCTCGGTCTGGCTTGATCTGGACATGCCCAAAACGGAACGCGATATCGTTATCGTCACTGAATTTTCAAAATCCGTCACAGGCTTCCTCGTATCTGGAGTGACGGAGATTCATCGTGTGGGCTGGGGAGAGGTCATTCCACCTTCCAACATCATTTCCAGTAATACGGACGCCATTGTCGGCCTCATCGACAAGGGAGACTACTTTGTCCAATTGCTCGATCTGGAAACGATCCTGACGCAATTTGAACCTGATGATGATCGGGAAGTGACCCGCTCCGACAAAAGATACAATGTGCTGGTGGCTGACGACTCCGCAACCATCCGCGCCATGGTCAAAGAAAATCTTATCGAATCCAATTTCAATCCCATCATCACCAACAATGGCGACGAAGCCATGCGGACCATTTTTGGATTGAAGGAAAAAGCCGAAGAAGAAGGCAAGGACATCACCGAGTATGTCAACATCGTGATATCCGACATCGAAATGCCGCTTATGGACGGCTTCAGTCTGACCAAACACATTAAAGATGATCCGGTCTTGCAAAAGTTGCCTGTTATACTATACTCATCCATCATTACGAAAGAGTTGAAGCACAAGGGCGACTCCGTAGGGGCAAACATACAAATCTCCAAGCCTGATCTGCACACAATCCCCCAAATTGCAATTGATCTTATAGAAGGTGGTGCCGGTTGA
- a CDS encoding Hpt domain-containing protein, whose protein sequence is MIQRGDEVLEIFIEETADRLDSIESGLLTLEKRTADGTETINSIFRDAHSVKAGSNLLKLTHIEELSHKLENVLEMIRRDKLPASELVITACLESIDKLRELIENIENSESISIRLHKYMLQIAVDKTLAEQ, encoded by the coding sequence TTGATACAACGCGGCGATGAAGTACTCGAAATATTCATTGAAGAAACAGCCGACCGGCTCGACTCAATCGAGTCGGGCCTTTTGACTTTGGAAAAACGGACAGCGGATGGCACTGAAACAATCAACTCCATCTTTCGCGATGCCCACTCAGTCAAAGCGGGCTCCAACCTGCTCAAGCTGACACACATAGAAGAACTCTCCCACAAGCTGGAAAATGTTCTGGAGATGATTCGGCGCGACAAGTTGCCCGCAAGCGAACTCGTCATCACCGCGTGTCTCGAATCCATCGATAAATTGCGAGAGCTTATCGAGAACATCGAAAACAGCGAATCCATCTCGATTCGCTTGCACAAATACATGCTCCAAATTGCGGTGGACAAGACACTGGCCGAACAATAA